Proteins co-encoded in one Arachis stenosperma cultivar V10309 chromosome 7, arast.V10309.gnm1.PFL2, whole genome shotgun sequence genomic window:
- the LOC130941964 gene encoding uncharacterized protein LOC130941964 → MKFEDYLMEKSQEPQKRKELEKEVVILQAQLKGEQAMNRVLRCALQGPVFSLPLIPSVFPPQVHELLEELAMVEEEIVLLERKVKELKLRLYQERELETMQHRRKLNNKIYKKQFQESSEHGPMITEHRCSSHNYEVFTKGRKSRDTRASLSSSWDIHSLLSMPRRSNEYEAARRSTQKIPRQYPIQIETSIEKPNELSEELVKCLIGIFLELNRAPSLDRNRIEESETVPRLITLSCMKSTGFISKTSFSCKTPSFHSNGNASYYDPYGTSSDLDCTARDVGPYKHLIQITTTSLDIERFSHCLPAFKKLRTLMHKLCDVDLSFLTYKQKLAFWINIYNACIMNAFLDHGLPSTNDKLLSLMNKAAMNVSGIVLNALAIEHFILRHPYESKQGPVDEKEVLLRHAYGLGYPEPNITFALCRGTWSSPALRVYTAEEVVNELGRAKVEYLEAAVGITSKRKIIVPKLLQWHMEDFADDMESLIEWIYSQLPRSGSLKRAMMECLIRETKYPISKMVEVQSYESQFRYLLPI, encoded by the exons ATGAAATTCGAAGACTATCTAATGGAGAAAAGCCAAGAGCCCCAGAAAAGAAAAGAGCTTGAGAAAGAG GTTGTGATATTGCAAGCTCAGTTGAAGGGAGAACAAGCAATGAATAGGGTCTTACGTTGTGCTCTTCAAGGACCTGTTTTCTCTCTTCCACTCATTCCCTCTGTTTTTCCACCTCag GTTCATGAGCTTCTTGAAGAATTGGCAATGGTTGAGGAGGAGATAGTTTTGCTTGAAAGAAAAGTTAAGGAACTAAAACTAAGATTGTACCAAGAGAGAGAATTGGAAACAATGCAACATAGAAGGAagcttaataataaaatatataagaagCAGTTTCAAGAGTCATCAGAACATGGACCAATGATTACTGAGCATAGATGCAGTTCACATAATTATGAAGTCTTCACCAAAGGGAGAAAATCAAGAGATACAAGAGCCTCTCTAAGTTCATCATGGGATATACATAGCCTACTTTCCATGCCAAGAAGGTCaaatg AATATGAAGCAGCAAGAAGGAGCACTCAAAAGATTCCAAGACAATACCCTATACAAATAGAAACATCCATTGAGAAACCAAATGAATTGTCAGAAGAACTTGTGAAATGTCTCATAGGAATTTTTCTTGAATTGAACCGGGCACCATCATTGGACAGAAACAGAATAGAAGAATCTGAAACTGTGCCAAGACTCATTACTCTTTCATGTATGAAATCCACAGGGTTCATTTCAAAGACCTCATTCAGCTGCAAGACACCTTCATTccattcaaatggcaatgcttCTTATTATGATCCTTATGGAACTTCTTCAGATTTAGATTGCACTGCAAGGGATGTTGGACCTTACAAGCACTTGATTCAAATCACTACCACTTCATTGGATATTGAACGTTTCTCTCACTGCTTACCAGCATTCAAAAAATTGAG GACCTTGATGCATAAGTTATGTGATGTGGATTTAAGTTTCTTGACCTACAAGCAGAAATTGGCATTCTGGATAAACATATACAATGCCTGCATAATGAAT GCATTTTTGGATCATGGCCTTCCTTCTACAAATGATAAACTGTTGTCTCTTATGAATAAG GCAGCAATGAATGTAAGTGGGATAGTACTCAATGCTCTGGCTATTGAACACTTTATTCTTCGACATCCGTATGAATCAAAACAG GGTCCCGTGGACGAGAAGGAAGTGTTATTGCGACATGCTTATGGTCTGGGGTATCCGGAGCCCAACATAACTTTTGCTCTTTGTCGCGGCACTTGGTCGTCACCGGCG CTAAGGGTGTACACAGCAGAGGAAGTGGTGAACGAACTGGGGAGGGCAAAAGTGGAATACTTGGAAGCTGCAGTGGGAATAACAAGCAAGAGGAAGATAATAGTGCCAAAGCTATTGCAGTGGCATATGGAAGATTTTGCGGATGACATGGAGTCACTAATAGAATGGATATACAGCCAATTGCCACGTTCAGGATCATTGAAGAGAGCCATGATGGAGTGTCTAATAAGAGAAACAAAGTACCCCATTTCTAAAATGGTAGAAGTCCAATCATATGAATCTCAATTCCGATATCTCCTACCCATTTAA
- the LOC130939485 gene encoding uncharacterized protein LOC130939485 — protein MSRRRLFTPPSNGSGSVSGSSISKRAQDRKFNGRCFCGLGVTMLQSGTAMNPGRWFVRCPNWKNSDCNFFAWVDEIEGQWEGEGLRRALSERRMQEDVDEAEAQVKMLTRLGSFEAEFSKIRFWLMMISMAVVCNAVCTVYLILRRV, from the exons ATGTCGAGGCGAAGACTCTTTACTCCACCTTCGAATGGCAGCGGTAGTGTGTCTGGAAGCTCAATTTCAAAACGGGCGCAGGACAGGAAGTTCAATGGCAGATGTTTCTGTGGGTTGGGGGTGACGATGTTACAGTCCGGGACGGCGATGAATCCTGGGAGGTGGTTCGTCCGTTGTCCCAATTGGAAG AACTCGGACTGCAACTTCTTTGCATGGGTAGACGAAATCGAAGGGCAATGGGAGGGTGAGGGTTTGAGGAGAGCACTGTCGGAAAGAAGGATGCAGGAAGATGTTGATGAGGCTGAGGCTCAAGTGAAGATGCTCACCAGATTAGGGAGCTTCGAAGCTGAGTTTAGCAAAATTAGGTTTTGGCTTATGATGATATCAATGGCTGTTGTTTGTAATGCTGTGTGCACTGTGTATCTGATTCTTAGGAGGGTTTGA
- the LOC130940955 gene encoding AP3-complex subunit beta-A: MFPQFGATAESLSKASTAVFRIGTDAHLYDDPDDVNIAPLLESKFDSEKTEALKRLLALIAQGFDVSNFFPQVVKNVASQSLEVKKLVYLYLLHYAEKRPNEALLSINCFQKDLGDTNPLVRAWALRAMAGIRLHVIAPLVLVAVGKCARDPSVYVRKCAANALPKLHDLRMEEHTSAIEEIVGMLLNDNSPGVVGAAASAFASVCPNNFSLIGRNYKKLCEILPDVEEWGQIILIGILLRYVIASYGLVKESIMFSLYGKDDNLEVDDQDFILKEDTGYASEKTLSELANMILQCYIEGPDEYLSRSSSANMVPPKLDVSQFTSCSNDIVKILLKCTSPLLWSNNSAVVLAAAGVHWIMASKGDLKRIVKPLLFLMRSSYASRYVVLCNIQVFVKAMPSLFAPHYEDFFVCSSDSYQIKALKLEILSSVAVESSVSFILKEFQDYIRDPDRKFAADTVAAIGLCAQKLPKMATTCVEGLLTLIRQEYFCGEIRSMDGEDGVLIQAIISIKSIIKLDPPSYEKVIIQLVRSLDAIKIPSARAMIIWLVGEYCSLGEIIPRMVSTVLKYLARCFTSEALETKLQILNTTAKVLICNTGEDIWTLQKVWSYVIELAECDMNYDVRDRSRFLKKLFSCNVDSQNHVEEQNSESQKRDQSYVFAECIFGRQTTAVTVPTEPINDRFYLPGSLSQLVFHAAPGYEPLPKPCSLPYIDFDQNDGTANSDSDEDGDPSTSGSVDEGSASDYSSEQSVTASSEADGSDEIDSGNEGNNNVDLLIQISDTGNISEEQNGGVHSRFGDLMSTKSLESWLDEPAKSSKENETNQSRARRSSARITIGNIRSRIKPKYYTLLDPANGNGLKVNYSFSTETSSVSSHLVSLEVFFENCSSEAMSDIVLIDESSNRSSDSSTNQTPSTTENTMKIHTENPAMVSMEDIPSLEPGQTENRTLLVRFHHHLLPLKLALFCNDTKFPVKLKPDIGYFVKPLPISIEAFRDKESHLPGMFEYIRSCTFTDHLVELNKGSNSLTEDKFLVICEALALKMMSNANLSLVSVDMPVASNLDDASGLCLRFSSEILSNSMPCLITVTVEGKCSDPLTVSVKVNCEETVFGLNFLNRVVNFLAEPSVTRS; this comes from the exons ATGTTCCCTCAATTCGGAGCGACGGCGGAATCACTGAGCAAGGCGTCCACGGCGGTGTTCCGGATCGGCACCGATGCTCACCTCTACGACGACCCCGATGACGTCAACATTGCCCCTCTTCTCGAAAGCAAGTTCGACTCCGAGAAAACCGAAGCCCTCAAGCGCTTACTCGCTCTCATCGCTCAAGGCTTCGACGTCTCGAACTTCTTCCCTCAG GTTGTTAAAAATGTTGCTTCTCAGTCATTGGAAGTGAAGAAGCTCGTGTACTTGTACCTCCTTCATTATGCTGAAAA GCGTCCAAATGAAGCATTGCTATCAATTAATTGTTTCCAGAAGGACCTGGGGGACACAAATCCATTGGTCCGTGCATGGGCACTTCGTGCCATGGCAGGAATTCGCCTTCATGTAATTGCACCTCTTGTTCTTGTTGCAGTGGGAAAATGTGCTAGAGATCCTTCTGTCTATGTTAGAAAATGTGCAGCTAATGCTCTTCCTAAGCTTCATGATTTGCGGATGGAGGAACATACTTCTGCAATTGAAGAG ATTGTTGGAATGTTGTTAAATGACAATTCCCCTGGAGTTGTTGGAGCTGCTGCTTCTGCATTTGCTTCTGTCTGTCCAAACAATTTTTCATTGATTGGAAGAAACTACAAAAAGTTGTGTGAAATCCTTCCTGATGTGGAAGAATGGGGTCAAATAATTCTAATTGGGATCCTTCTGCGGTATGTGATAGCTAGTTATGGGCTTGTCAAAGAATCTATCATGTTTTCTTTGTATGGTAAAGATGATAATTTGGAGGTAGATGatcaagattttattttaaaagaagatACTGGTTATGCCTCTGAGAAGACTTTATCTGAATTAGCAAATATGATCTTGCAATGTTACATTGAAGGACCAGATGAGTACTTATCACGGTCAAGTTCTGCAAATATGGTTCCTCCTAAATTAGATGTATCACAGTTTACATCTTGCAGTAATGATATTGTGAAGATCCTGCTGAAGTGTACATCACCATTGCTATGGAGTAATAACAGTGCAGTTGTTCTTGCAGCTGCTGGTGTACATTGGATAATGGCTTCTAAGGGCGATCTTAAAAGAATTGTTAAACCACTCTTGTTTCTAATGAGATCATCATATGCCTCCAGATATGTG GTATTATGCAATATTCAAGTGTTTGTTAAAGCCATGCCATCTCTCTTTGCTCCACACTATGAAGACTTCTTCGTATGTTCTTCAGATTCCTATCAGATAAAAGCGCTTAAGCTGGAAATACTTTCTTCTGTAGCTGTGGAGTCATCTGTTTCATTTATTCTTAAAGAATTTCAG GATTATATTAGAGATCCGGATAGGAAATTTGCTGCTGACACAGTTGCTGCCATTGGGTTATGTGCTCAGAAACTCCCAAAAATGGCAACTACATGTGTAGAAGGGTTGTTGACTCTAATTAGACAGG AATACTTTTGCGGGGAAATTAGATCCATGGATGGAGAAGATGGTGTGCTAATTCAGGCAATAATATCCATCAAATCAATCATAAAATTAGACCCACCCAGTTATGAGAAG GTCATAATTCAATTGGTCCGTAGTTTAGATGCAATCAAGATTCCTTCTGCCCGTGCAATGATTATTTGGCTGGTGGGGGAGTATTGCTCTTTGGGTGAGATAATTCCAAGAATGGTGAGCACAGTACTCAAGTATCTTGCTCGGTGTTTTACTTCAGAAGCACTGGAAACGAAGCTTCAGATTCTTAATACAACTGCAAAG GTCCTGATTTGTAATACTGGAGAAGATATTTGGACCCTGCAAAAAGTTTGGAGCTATGTAATTGAATTGGCTGAGTGTGACATGAATTATGACGTCCGTGATCGATCACGTTTCTTGAAGAAACTTTTCTCATGCAATGTGGATTCACAaaatcatgttgaagaacaaaaTAGTGAATCACAAAAAAGAGATCAGTCATATGTATTTGCGGAATGCATATTTGGTAGACAGACAACAGCTGTGACTGTGCCAACTGAACCCATCAATGATCGATTTTATCTTCCGGGATCTCTGTCTCAGTTAGTATTCCATGCAGCTCCAGGCTATGAGCCTCTCCCCAAACCTTGTAGTCTTCCATACATTGATTTTGATCAGAATGATGGAACTGCTAACAGTGATTCAGATGAAGATGGTGATCCTAGTACATCTGGATCTGTGGATGAGGGAAGTGCTTCAGATTATAGTTCTGAACAGTCGGTTACTGCTTCAAGTGAAGCTGATGGCAGTGATGAAATTGATTCTGGAAATGAAGGCAACAACAATGTTGATCTGTTGATTCAGATTTCAGACACGGGTAATATATCTGAAGAACAAAATGGTGGGGTTCACTCCAGATTTGGGGACTTGATGTCCACAAAGTCTCTTGAATCTTGGTTGGACGAGCCAGCCAAGTCATCTAAAGAAAATGAAACAAATCAAAGCCGAGCCCGTAGATCTTCAGCCAGAATAACAATTGGAAATATTAGAAGCCGAATTAAACCCAAATATTACACGCTCTTAGATCCAGCAAATGGAAATGGGTTAAAAGTTAATTATTCATTTTCAACTGAGACTTCTAGTGTATCCTCTCATCTTGTCTCCCTAGAAGtattctttgagaattgttctTCAGAGGCCATGTCTGATATAGTCTTAATAGATGAGAGTTCTAACAGAAGCTCAGATTCTAGTACAAACCAGACGCCATCTACAACAGAAAA TACTATGAAAATCCATACTGAAAATCCAGCTATGGTTTCCATGGAGGACATCCCTTCTTTGGAGCCTGGTCAGACAGAAAACCGCACTCTACTAGTTCGCTTTCATCACCATCTTTTGCCTCTAAAACTGGCTTTATTTTGCAATGACACAAAATTCCCTGTTAAGTTAAAGCCCGACATTGGGTACTTTGTAAAACCACTTCCAAtcagcattgaagctttcaggGATAAGGAATCCCACCTTCCAGGGATGTTTGAATACATAAGGAG TTGTACCTTCACTGATCACCTTGTAGAGTTGAACAAGGGCAGCAATTCTCTGACAGAGGACAAATTTCTTGTGATATGTGAAGCCTTGGCACTAAAGATGATGAGCAATGCAAATCTTTCTCTTGTATCTGTAGATATGCCTGTTGCTTCCAACCTTGATGATGCATCTGGTTTGTGCCTGCGTTTCAGCAGTGAGATCTTGAGCAATTCCATGCCATGCTTAATTACAGTCACTGTTGAAGGTAAATGCTCTGATCCATTGACAGTTTCTGTAAAAGTCAATTGTGAAGAGACTGTATTTGGCTTAAATTTCTTAAATAGGGTTGTCAATTTCTTAGCTGAGCCATCTGTTACCCGCTCATAA
- the LOC130941875 gene encoding 16 kDa phloem protein 1, translating into MAIGFMEVQLLKANDLKVTDFFGKIDPYVVIQYRGQEQRSTVANGQGRNPTWNEKFMFRAEYPTGSGDQYKLILKIMDKDTFSKDDSLGQAIIYVKDLLAQGIENGGAKLQALKYRVIDENNSYCGEVDVAISFTPKVEEKFIGEDIGGWKESCY; encoded by the exons ATGGCAATTGGGTTCATGGAGGTGCAGCTTCTCAAAGCAAATGACCTCAAAGTCACAGATTTTTTTG GGAAGATAGATCCATATGTTGTGATACAATACAGAGGGCAAGAGCAAAGGAGCACAGTTGCTAATG GGCAAGGAAGAAATCCAACATGGAATGAGAAATTTATGTTCAGAGCAGAGTACCCAACTGGATCTGGAGATCAATACAAGCTTATTCTCAAAATCATGGATAAGGACACTTTTTCTAAGGATGATTCTCTTGGCCAAGCCAT AATCTATGTTAAAGATTTATTGGCCCAAGGGATAGAGAATGGAGGTGCTAAGCTACAAGCTCTCAAGTATAGAGTAATTGATGAAAACAACTCATATTGTGGTGAAGTTGATGTTGCCATATCTTTTACCCCAAAG GTGGAAGAGAAATTTATTGGTGAAGACattggaggatggaaagaaagTTGCTATTAG